A window of Dyella terrae contains these coding sequences:
- a CDS encoding recombination-associated protein RdgC, giving the protein MFFRNLTLFRFSPAVAEDLHRLDDALADHRLRSCGPLEMGTKGFVPPVGRGEEAPLTHAVNASTLVTVGSEDKLLPAAVVNDELHRKVQKIVEEEGRKVGGRERKRIKEDLLTELLPRAFVRSSRLSAYVDKRHGWLVLDTSSRKSAENALTQVREALGSFPAVPLAPEEGPRVLMTDWLATGNLPAGLALGDECELRDPASATGAIARCRRQELDSEEVKEHLRNGKQVFQLGLTFDDRMSFVLGEDLVVRKLKFLDVVLDEMGDSHQDAAAEMDARFALLTLELERLLAKMEEWFGLPRPADA; this is encoded by the coding sequence ATGTTCTTTCGCAATCTCACGCTGTTCCGCTTTTCCCCTGCTGTTGCCGAAGACCTCCATCGCCTCGATGACGCACTCGCCGACCATCGCCTGCGTTCGTGCGGTCCGCTGGAAATGGGCACGAAGGGCTTCGTGCCGCCGGTGGGTCGCGGCGAAGAAGCGCCGCTGACGCATGCGGTCAACGCTTCCACGCTGGTCACCGTCGGCAGCGAGGACAAGCTGCTGCCGGCCGCCGTCGTCAACGACGAGCTGCATCGCAAGGTGCAGAAGATCGTCGAAGAAGAAGGCCGCAAGGTCGGCGGCCGCGAGCGCAAGCGCATCAAGGAAGACCTCCTCACGGAGCTCCTGCCGCGCGCGTTCGTGCGCAGCTCGCGTTTGTCCGCCTACGTGGACAAGCGTCATGGCTGGCTGGTGCTCGATACCTCGAGCCGCAAGTCGGCCGAAAACGCCCTGACCCAGGTGCGCGAGGCGCTGGGCAGCTTCCCGGCGGTCCCGCTCGCACCGGAAGAAGGTCCGCGCGTACTGATGACCGACTGGCTCGCTACGGGCAATTTGCCGGCCGGTCTTGCCCTGGGCGACGAATGCGAACTGCGCGATCCGGCCAGTGCCACCGGTGCCATCGCACGGTGCCGTCGCCAGGAGCTGGACAGCGAGGAAGTGAAGGAGCATCTGCGCAACGGCAAGCAGGTCTTCCAGCTGGGGCTCACCTTCGACGACCGCATGAGCTTCGTGCTCGGCGAGGACCTCGTCGTGCGCAAGCTGAAATTCCTGGACGTCGTGCTCGATGAGATGGGCGACAGTCACCAGGACGCCGCCGCCGAAATGGATGCACGTTTCGCGCTGCTGACGCTGGAGCTCGAGCGACTGCTTGCCAAGATGGAAGAGTGGTTCGGTCTGCCGCGTCCTGCCGATGCCTGA
- a CDS encoding AI-2E family transporter: protein MSTSYIPIQARQHSLAIRIATYVLTGILLIAVLVLRLLPALFAGLLVFEIVQSTAPLLGKRVPSDRARIVVVALLGTIVVGLLTLLILGAISFFRTELGNPELLWQQQLMPLVEKARQQMPPSVVGWLPDSVDDLRDMAMELTRKHSVSLQSLGKETARVFVHIIIGMVLGAIVALSRTRPPHQVGPLASALSLRALRLAEAFHNIVFAQIKISLINTVATAIFLLGVLPIMGIHIPLAKTLVVITFIVGLLPVIGNLLSNTAITIAGLSVSLGVGVAALGFLILIHKLEYFLNARIVGTQIRSRAWELLVAMLLMEAAFGLPGLVAAPIYYAYLKSELEAEQLI, encoded by the coding sequence ATGTCGACCTCCTACATCCCGATCCAGGCACGCCAGCACAGCCTCGCCATTCGCATCGCCACTTATGTCCTGACGGGCATCCTGCTGATCGCGGTGCTGGTGCTGCGGTTGCTTCCCGCGCTGTTCGCGGGCCTGCTGGTGTTTGAGATCGTGCAGTCGACGGCGCCACTGCTGGGCAAGCGGGTGCCAAGTGACCGGGCGCGCATTGTCGTGGTCGCCTTGCTGGGCACCATCGTGGTGGGCCTGCTGACCCTGCTGATCCTGGGCGCGATCAGCTTTTTCCGCACCGAACTGGGCAACCCCGAGTTGCTCTGGCAGCAGCAGCTGATGCCGCTGGTAGAAAAGGCGCGTCAACAGATGCCGCCCTCGGTGGTGGGCTGGCTGCCCGACAGCGTGGACGACCTGCGCGATATGGCCATGGAGCTGACGCGCAAGCATTCGGTGAGCCTGCAGTCACTGGGCAAGGAAACCGCCCGCGTGTTTGTGCACATCATCATCGGCATGGTGCTGGGCGCGATCGTGGCGCTGAGCCGCACGCGTCCGCCGCATCAGGTCGGGCCGCTCGCGTCCGCACTGAGCCTGCGCGCGCTGCGCCTGGCCGAAGCGTTTCACAACATCGTGTTCGCGCAGATCAAGATTTCGCTGATCAACACGGTCGCCACGGCGATCTTCCTGCTCGGCGTGCTGCCAATCATGGGTATCCATATTCCGCTGGCCAAGACCCTGGTGGTGATCACCTTCATCGTCGGCCTGCTACCGGTCATCGGCAACCTGCTATCCAACACCGCCATCACCATCGCCGGCCTGTCGGTGTCGCTGGGCGTGGGCGTGGCCGCGCTAGGCTTCCTGATCCTGATCCACAAGCTGGAATATTTCCTCAACGCGCGCATCGTCGGCACGCAGATCCGCTCGCGCGCCTGGGAGTTGCTGGTGGCGATGCTGCTGATGGAAGCGGCATTCGGCTTGCCTGGCCTGGTCGCCGCGCCGATCTACTACGCCTACTTGAAGAGCGAGCTGGAAGCCGAGCAGTTGATCTGA
- a CDS encoding 5'-nucleotidase, lipoprotein e(P4) family, whose translation MSIRLPATLVAFALLAGCASQAPVKPASDASAPAAPVAAKSAAPGVAADDNLNAVAWSQTAIEHDLIYLQTYRDAQARLLAAMKDKSWDALPKDDRLAPVAGLKPAIVLDIDETVLDNSPYQARLIKSGGEFNEADWAAWCNEQNARALPGVVAFTQFAAKHGVEVIYISNRAKDLDQSTLANLRKAGLPVSGPQSFLGLGTFVEDCEQIGTEKGCRRQLISRKYRVLMQFGDQIGDFVTVLANNAEGREKAMKPYMEWIGTRWFVLPNPTYGAWEPSLFNNDWTAPRDERRRLKINALRFD comes from the coding sequence ATGTCCATTCGATTGCCGGCGACGCTTGTCGCGTTCGCCCTGCTGGCTGGCTGTGCCTCGCAGGCCCCGGTCAAACCTGCTTCCGATGCCTCGGCGCCTGCCGCCCCGGTCGCCGCCAAGTCCGCCGCGCCGGGCGTTGCCGCTGACGACAACCTCAATGCCGTGGCCTGGTCGCAAACGGCGATCGAGCACGACCTGATCTACCTGCAGACCTACCGTGACGCCCAGGCTCGCCTGCTGGCAGCCATGAAGGACAAAAGCTGGGATGCGCTCCCCAAGGACGATCGTCTCGCCCCGGTGGCAGGCCTCAAGCCCGCCATCGTGCTGGATATCGACGAAACCGTGCTGGACAACTCGCCTTACCAGGCACGCCTGATCAAGAGCGGCGGCGAATTCAACGAAGCCGACTGGGCCGCCTGGTGCAACGAGCAGAACGCACGCGCACTGCCGGGCGTGGTCGCGTTTACCCAGTTCGCCGCCAAGCATGGCGTCGAAGTGATCTATATCTCCAATCGCGCCAAGGATCTGGACCAGTCCACGCTGGCAAACCTGCGCAAGGCGGGCCTGCCAGTGTCCGGCCCCCAGTCGTTCCTGGGCCTGGGTACCTTCGTTGAAGACTGCGAGCAGATCGGCACCGAAAAGGGTTGCCGCCGTCAGCTAATCAGTCGCAAATATCGCGTTTTGATGCAGTTTGGTGACCAGATCGGCGATTTTGTCACCGTTCTGGCGAACAACGCCGAAGGTCGCGAGAAGGCCATGAAGCCGTACATGGAGTGGATCGGCACCCGGTGGTTCGTACTGCCTAACCCCACTTATGGCGCCTGGGAGCCGTCGCTGTTCAATAACGACTGGACCGCGCCACGCGACGAGCGTCGTCGCTTGAAGATCAACGCCTTGCGCTTTGATTGA
- the plsB gene encoding glycerol-3-phosphate 1-O-acyltransferase PlsB, protein MPTMSNDSPSRSRAPWWFNLAGQLLEPWVRIRRDPAEPATLLQPGTPVCYVIERDGFSDALILDRACREAGLPSPMQPLPGTRRKRSVFALARRDGWLFGRSRQRAPNEPLGQLVRSLEGEPERDIQIVPVSIYVGRAPTRESGWFSVLFSENWVVVGRFRRLLAVMLNGRDTVVHFSAPVSLRQVMSEGGDLRPERFARKIARVLRTHFRRIRAAVIGPDLSHRRTVVDAVLNAEPVRSAIAATAAKENIPPAKAWRRAQDMAMEIAADYSHPVVRSVSFLLSNFWNKLYDGIAMHHFDKARAAAPGHEVVYVPCHRSHTDYLLLSYQLHQAGVVVPHIAAGVNLNLPGIGPILRRGGAFFLRRSFKGNALYSVVFNEYLAQLIDRGVPIEYFIEGGRSRTGRLLAPRAGMLAMTVRAFLRAPRRPVLFQPVYIGYEKLMEGKSYIGELSGKPKEKESLIGLLRGLKVLRQRYGHVALNFGEPIELNPILDAADAQWRENTNDPDAKPEWLGRVVDDLAEKIQININRAADVNPINLLAVALLATPKHAMAENDLLAQLELMKALLEELPYSDRMTLTPMDPPGIIAYGEQMGWIRRVRHPLGDVLVTEDEQAVLLSYFRNNVLHLTAAAAWVACCFLNNRRMSRASVLRLGKVIYPFIQGELFLPWDADGFAMQLQATIDFFVRRGLLESSGEGRLLERGPGQDDGAFQLKVIARSLIQAFERYYITIAALVKNGPHTLTAAELENACTLTAQRLSLLNELSAPEFFDKALFRGFIQKLRESRIVWTDPNGKLDYDANLEVMVRDARVILAREVRHSILKITPGGDDKEATPAAEAAPVATPPPASVEETPVQPSLLPPDASSDDLHARHVATEHHEHAHEPVRTVDDKAPTDVEPRS, encoded by the coding sequence ATGCCGACTATGTCCAACGATTCTCCAAGCCGCAGCCGCGCTCCCTGGTGGTTCAACCTCGCCGGGCAGCTGCTTGAGCCGTGGGTGCGCATCCGCCGCGATCCGGCGGAGCCGGCCACCTTGCTGCAACCGGGTACGCCGGTTTGCTATGTCATCGAGCGCGACGGATTTTCCGACGCGCTGATCCTTGACCGTGCCTGCCGCGAGGCGGGCCTGCCCAGTCCGATGCAGCCGTTGCCCGGCACGCGCCGCAAGCGCTCGGTGTTCGCCCTGGCGCGCCGCGACGGCTGGCTGTTCGGTCGCAGTCGCCAGCGCGCGCCGAACGAGCCGCTCGGCCAACTGGTGCGTTCGCTGGAAGGCGAGCCCGAGCGCGACATCCAGATCGTGCCCGTGTCGATCTACGTCGGTCGTGCACCCACGCGCGAATCCGGCTGGTTCAGCGTGTTGTTCTCGGAAAACTGGGTGGTGGTCGGTCGCTTTCGCCGCCTGTTGGCCGTGATGCTCAATGGCCGCGACACGGTGGTGCATTTCTCCGCGCCGGTGTCACTGCGCCAGGTGATGAGCGAAGGTGGCGACCTGCGGCCTGAGCGCTTCGCCCGCAAGATCGCCCGCGTGCTGCGTACCCACTTCCGCCGCATCCGCGCGGCCGTGATCGGCCCCGATCTGTCGCACCGCCGTACCGTGGTCGACGCCGTGCTCAATGCCGAACCGGTGCGCTCGGCGATTGCCGCCACCGCCGCCAAGGAAAACATCCCGCCCGCCAAGGCCTGGCGTCGCGCGCAGGACATGGCGATGGAAATCGCCGCCGACTACTCCCATCCGGTGGTGCGTTCGGTGTCGTTCCTGCTGTCGAATTTCTGGAACAAGCTGTACGACGGCATCGCCATGCATCACTTCGACAAGGCCCGTGCCGCCGCGCCGGGTCATGAAGTGGTTTACGTGCCCTGCCACCGAAGCCACACGGATTACCTGCTGCTGAGCTACCAGCTGCACCAGGCGGGCGTGGTGGTGCCGCACATCGCGGCCGGCGTGAACCTCAACCTGCCGGGCATCGGCCCGATCCTGCGCCGTGGCGGTGCGTTCTTCCTGCGCCGAAGCTTCAAGGGCAACGCGCTGTATTCCGTGGTGTTCAACGAATACCTCGCGCAGCTGATCGATCGCGGCGTGCCGATCGAATACTTCATCGAAGGCGGCCGCTCGCGCACGGGTCGCCTGCTGGCGCCGCGCGCCGGCATGCTGGCGATGACCGTCCGTGCCTTCCTGCGCGCGCCGCGTCGACCGGTGCTGTTCCAGCCGGTCTACATCGGCTACGAAAAGCTGATGGAAGGCAAGAGCTACATCGGCGAGCTCTCCGGCAAGCCGAAGGAAAAGGAATCGCTGATTGGCCTGCTGCGCGGCCTGAAGGTGCTGCGCCAGCGCTACGGTCACGTCGCGCTCAATTTCGGCGAACCCATCGAGCTCAATCCCATCCTCGATGCCGCCGATGCCCAGTGGCGCGAGAACACGAACGACCCCGATGCCAAGCCCGAGTGGCTCGGTCGCGTGGTCGACGATCTGGCCGAGAAGATCCAGATCAACATCAACCGCGCCGCCGACGTGAACCCGATCAACCTGCTGGCCGTGGCGCTGTTGGCCACGCCCAAGCACGCGATGGCAGAGAACGATCTGCTGGCGCAGCTGGAGTTGATGAAGGCGCTGCTGGAAGAGCTGCCGTACTCCGATCGCATGACCCTCACGCCGATGGATCCGCCAGGCATCATCGCCTATGGCGAGCAGATGGGCTGGATTCGCCGCGTGCGCCATCCGCTGGGCGACGTGCTGGTCACTGAAGACGAACAAGCCGTGTTGCTGAGCTATTTCCGCAACAACGTGCTGCACCTCACCGCCGCTGCGGCGTGGGTGGCCTGCTGCTTCCTCAACAATCGCCGCATGTCGCGCGCGTCGGTGCTGCGACTTGGCAAGGTGATCTACCCCTTCATCCAGGGCGAACTCTTCCTGCCCTGGGATGCCGATGGTTTCGCCATGCAGCTTCAGGCCACCATCGACTTCTTCGTGCGTCGCGGCTTGCTCGAATCCAGCGGCGAAGGTCGCCTGCTGGAGCGCGGCCCGGGTCAGGACGATGGCGCCTTCCAGCTGAAAGTGATCGCGCGCAGCCTGATCCAGGCCTTTGAGCGCTACTACATCACCATCGCCGCGCTGGTGAAGAACGGCCCGCATACGCTCACGGCCGCCGAGCTGGAAAACGCCTGTACCCTCACGGCGCAGCGCCTGAGCCTGCTCAACGAGTTGTCCGCACCGGAATTCTTCGACAAGGCGCTGTTCCGGGGCTTCATCCAGAAGCTGCGTGAGAGTCGCATCGTGTGGACTGATCCGAACGGCAAGCTCGATTACGACGCCAATCTCGAAGTGATGGTGCGCGATGCGCGCGTGATCCTGGCGCGTGAAGTGCGCCATTCGATCCTCAAGATCACGCCCGGTGGCGACGACAAGGAAGCCACGCCAGCCGCCGAGGCCGCGCCTGTCGCCACACCGCCGCCGGCGTCCGTCGAGGAAACACCCGTGCAGCCGTCCTTGCTGCCGCCGGATGCCTCCAGCGACGATCTGCATGCTCGCCACGTGGCCACCGAACACCACGAGCACGCCCATGAGCCGGTGCGCACGGTCGATGACAAGGCCCCCACCGACGTCGAACCGCGTTCCTGA
- the ubiE gene encoding bifunctional demethylmenaquinone methyltransferase/2-methoxy-6-polyprenyl-1,4-benzoquinol methylase UbiE yields the protein MSDQSKTTHFGFRDVPVGDKQKLVGQVFTSVARNYDLMNDLMSFGVHRLWKRHFVAISGVRKGDRVLDLAGGTGDIAALLKPVVGADGEVVVGDINAAMLGVGRDRLTDRGLVSGLRWAQMNAECLPFPDNSFDAVTMAFGLRNVTDKDKALADICRVLKPGGRALILEFSRVQSEAFSKLYDFHSFKILPKLGQLFAGDADSYQYLAESIRKHPDQETLKGMMARAGFGKVEVRNLTNGVVAIHKGYKI from the coding sequence ATGAGCGATCAGTCCAAAACCACCCATTTCGGCTTCCGTGACGTTCCCGTGGGCGACAAGCAGAAGCTCGTCGGCCAGGTGTTCACCTCGGTGGCGCGCAATTACGACCTGATGAACGACCTGATGTCGTTCGGCGTGCATCGCCTGTGGAAGCGCCATTTCGTCGCCATCAGCGGCGTGCGCAAGGGTGATCGCGTGCTCGACCTGGCCGGTGGCACGGGCGATATCGCCGCGCTGCTCAAGCCGGTCGTCGGCGCCGATGGCGAGGTGGTCGTGGGTGACATCAACGCCGCCATGCTGGGTGTCGGGCGCGATCGCCTGACCGATCGCGGCCTGGTGTCCGGTCTGCGCTGGGCGCAGATGAACGCCGAATGCCTGCCGTTCCCCGATAACAGCTTCGACGCAGTGACCATGGCGTTCGGCCTGCGCAACGTCACCGACAAGGACAAGGCGCTGGCCGATATCTGCCGCGTGCTCAAGCCGGGCGGCCGTGCGTTGATCCTCGAGTTTTCGCGGGTGCAGAGCGAAGCTTTCAGCAAGCTCTACGACTTCCATTCGTTCAAGATCCTGCCAAAGCTTGGCCAGCTGTTCGCCGGTGACGCCGACAGCTACCAGTACCTGGCCGAGTCCATCCGCAAGCATCCGGATCAGGAAACGCTCAAGGGCATGATGGCGCGCGCCGGCTTCGGCAAGGTGGAAGTGCGCAACCTCACCAACGGCGTGGTGGCCATACACAAGGGTTACAAGATTTAA
- a CDS encoding TMEM175 family protein — translation MNRSASQLERLTFFSDAVFAIAITLLIIEVHVPHLSGTDDAAFWQALRELQPSFMGFMLSFLVIGALWVAHHRVFGMLENYNPKFVWPNMLLLMVVAFMPFATAFMASNPLARVPELFYSGALLTAGLLQRWLFSMVLRPEYVHADVPAEDIIATRWRAWGLPTATALSLIAAWFAPGYNNFLLIGIPFLVRLFASLGRRRAQRVQAVASGA, via the coding sequence ATGAATCGCAGTGCTTCGCAGCTCGAACGCCTCACATTCTTTTCGGACGCGGTGTTCGCCATCGCCATCACGTTGCTGATCATCGAGGTGCACGTACCGCACCTGAGCGGCACCGACGATGCGGCGTTCTGGCAGGCCCTGCGCGAGCTGCAGCCGAGCTTCATGGGCTTCATGCTGAGTTTTCTGGTGATTGGTGCGCTGTGGGTGGCGCACCATCGCGTGTTCGGCATGCTGGAGAACTACAACCCCAAATTCGTGTGGCCGAACATGTTGCTGCTGATGGTGGTGGCCTTCATGCCCTTCGCCACGGCGTTCATGGCCAGCAATCCGCTGGCACGGGTGCCCGAGCTGTTCTATTCAGGCGCGTTGCTGACGGCCGGCCTGCTGCAGCGATGGCTGTTCTCGATGGTCTTGCGACCGGAGTACGTTCACGCCGACGTTCCTGCCGAAGACATCATCGCCACGCGCTGGCGCGCCTGGGGCCTGCCGACGGCAACCGCGCTGTCCCTGATCGCGGCCTGGTTCGCGCCGGGCTACAACAACTTCCTCCTGATCGGCATTCCGTTCCTCGTGCGGCTGTTCGCGTCGCTGGGCCGGCGCCGCGCCCAGCGGGTGCAGGCCGTGGCAAGCGGAGCCTGA
- a CDS encoding Pr6Pr family membrane protein, whose translation MRAGLRWYAMLFALLGGGSWLLQAWLAINVAHEGGQSTLSGVWTFLGYFTVLTNAAVVVALASSVLGPVGPCTRWFGRAGVHSALAMSIIVVGAIYNLLLRQLWHPHGLQIFADVVLHDVMPVAFVLWWWLGVPKMSLRWADVVRWQVYPAAYFAYVLIRGAWDNGYPYPFLDVPTLGYGWVLLDAIGVLLVFMAVAAILIALARWQVSREAGVSRA comes from the coding sequence ATGCGCGCCGGGCTGCGCTGGTACGCCATGCTCTTTGCCCTCCTGGGCGGGGGGAGCTGGCTGCTGCAGGCCTGGCTCGCCATCAATGTGGCCCATGAAGGCGGTCAGTCGACGCTGTCGGGGGTCTGGACCTTTTTGGGCTACTTCACCGTCCTGACGAACGCGGCGGTGGTGGTGGCCCTCGCATCGTCCGTGCTGGGCCCGGTTGGCCCCTGCACGCGATGGTTTGGACGCGCCGGGGTTCATTCGGCGCTGGCGATGAGCATCATCGTCGTGGGGGCCATCTACAACCTGCTGCTGCGGCAACTGTGGCATCCGCATGGCTTGCAGATCTTCGCTGATGTCGTGCTGCACGACGTCATGCCGGTCGCCTTCGTGCTGTGGTGGTGGCTGGGGGTGCCCAAGATGTCGCTGCGATGGGCCGATGTCGTGCGCTGGCAGGTTTATCCGGCAGCGTACTTCGCCTACGTGCTGATCCGCGGGGCATGGGACAACGGGTACCCCTATCCCTTCCTGGACGTACCGACCCTGGGTTACGGTTGGGTGCTGCTGGACGCGATCGGCGTGCTGCTGGTCTTCATGGCGGTGGCGGCCATCCTGATCGCTCTGGCGCGCTGGCAGGTGAGTCGTGAGGCCGGTGTGTCACGCGCCTGA
- a CDS encoding NMCC_0638 family (lipo)protein encodes MRSLAVLFAAAMLLPAMPARAAPADGHTFFIQLFASTCMKHYTHLEGLKDAMAAEHAAELPAEKSGFFLGGQPGKAWVRSDSDGVGYVVSLRDDGICAVFAQKADTVMVEQQFNAIASTSPKPLVAEKLMDQNKMVETGPIHTISYGWSAGKSDNTQLTFTLTTAVSPDAPVQAMASLVRTQKDH; translated from the coding sequence ATGCGAAGCCTAGCTGTCCTGTTTGCCGCTGCGATGCTCCTGCCGGCGATGCCCGCGCGGGCGGCGCCGGCCGACGGACACACGTTCTTCATCCAGCTGTTTGCATCCACGTGCATGAAGCACTACACCCATCTCGAGGGCCTGAAGGACGCGATGGCGGCAGAGCATGCTGCCGAACTGCCCGCGGAAAAGTCCGGATTCTTCCTCGGCGGCCAACCCGGCAAGGCCTGGGTGCGTAGCGACAGTGACGGCGTCGGCTATGTCGTCTCGCTTCGGGATGACGGTATCTGCGCGGTATTCGCGCAAAAGGCGGACACCGTGATGGTGGAGCAGCAGTTCAATGCGATCGCTTCGACCAGTCCGAAGCCCCTCGTCGCCGAAAAGCTCATGGACCAGAACAAAATGGTCGAGACCGGTCCGATCCACACCATCAGCTATGGTTGGTCGGCTGGCAAGAGCGATAACACCCAGCTCACCTTCACGCTCACCACGGCGGTTTCCCCGGACGCTCCGGTGCAGGCCATGGCCTCACTGGTGCGCACGCAGAAGGATCACTGA
- a CDS encoding glutathione S-transferase family protein, with protein sequence MYTLYIANKNYSSWSLRPWSVMSQLGIPFEEKLVPFEQGCNWDSFRAFSPTGKVPCLLDGDRVVWDSLAIVEYLAERHDGVWPSDPDARAWARCAAAEMHSGFGALREQASMNCGVRVRLHHLTDALKSDIARIDELWNEGLVRFGGPFLAGGHFSAVDAFFVPVAFRILTYDLPVQASTAALAEQLRQLPSSQRWYQDALRETWRDSAHDDEAHLAGEWLEDLRAR encoded by the coding sequence ATGTACACCCTGTACATCGCTAACAAGAATTATTCGTCGTGGTCGTTGCGGCCCTGGTCGGTGATGTCGCAGCTGGGCATCCCCTTCGAGGAAAAGCTCGTTCCCTTTGAGCAGGGCTGCAACTGGGATAGCTTTCGCGCCTTCTCTCCCACCGGCAAAGTGCCATGCCTGCTCGATGGCGACCGCGTCGTGTGGGATTCACTGGCGATTGTCGAGTACCTGGCAGAGCGCCACGACGGCGTCTGGCCATCCGATCCCGACGCCCGCGCGTGGGCACGCTGCGCCGCGGCGGAAATGCATTCGGGCTTCGGCGCGCTGCGTGAGCAGGCATCGATGAACTGCGGCGTGCGCGTTCGCCTGCATCACCTTACGGATGCGCTCAAGTCCGATATCGCCCGCATCGATGAACTGTGGAACGAAGGTCTCGTGCGCTTTGGCGGCCCCTTTCTCGCGGGCGGGCATTTCAGTGCGGTCGACGCATTCTTCGTGCCCGTCGCCTTCCGCATCCTCACCTATGACTTGCCCGTGCAGGCAAGCACGGCCGCGCTCGCGGAGCAGCTTCGCCAGCTTCCATCGTCGCAGCGCTGGTATCAGGACGCGCTACGCGAAACCTGGCGAGACAGCGCGCACGACGACGAAGCGCACCTGGCCGGCGAATGGCTGGAAGACCTGCGCGCACGCTAA
- a CDS encoding DMT family transporter produces the protein MSTPERLDGRALLYVGIALITWSSAYAAIAYALASFTPGEVALARLGIGAISFAILMAAKRVPMPAKRDWPQLAALGVIGLTVYHLCLNTAETRVASGTAAILISLVPATTAAVSAIWLRERLSPRTLTGLAIALIGVVMVVLASGKNVRFEPMAALVLVSVVACAIFFVGQKPLFARNTLLGVTGFTFFAGALASIPFGLGLPGALAHAPASHIAALVYLGIAPTFIGYIAWNAALHRASASQVSSFIYFSPPIAVLIGWAWLGEQPTLLTLVGGVITVGGVVLANARKRSAPAVVTAAPVKQC, from the coding sequence ATGAGCACCCCGGAACGCCTCGACGGGCGAGCCCTGCTTTACGTCGGTATCGCCCTGATCACCTGGTCGTCGGCCTACGCCGCGATCGCCTATGCGCTGGCCTCTTTCACCCCGGGTGAAGTGGCCCTGGCCCGCCTTGGCATCGGCGCGATCAGCTTTGCCATCCTGATGGCGGCCAAGCGCGTCCCCATGCCGGCGAAGCGTGACTGGCCCCAGCTGGCGGCGCTGGGCGTGATCGGCCTGACCGTGTACCACTTGTGCCTCAACACGGCCGAAACCCGCGTGGCCAGCGGCACGGCGGCGATCCTGATTTCGCTGGTGCCGGCCACCACGGCGGCGGTGTCGGCCATCTGGCTGCGCGAACGCCTGTCGCCGCGCACGCTCACCGGCCTGGCAATCGCGCTGATCGGCGTGGTGATGGTCGTGCTGGCCAGCGGCAAGAACGTCCGCTTCGAACCGATGGCGGCCCTGGTGCTGGTAAGCGTGGTGGCTTGCGCGATCTTCTTCGTTGGCCAGAAACCGCTGTTTGCCCGCAACACCTTGCTGGGCGTCACGGGGTTTACCTTCTTCGCCGGGGCGCTCGCCAGCATCCCGTTCGGCCTCGGCTTGCCCGGCGCCCTTGCCCATGCACCGGCGTCGCATATCGCCGCCCTCGTCTACCTGGGCATTGCGCCGACCTTCATCGGGTACATCGCCTGGAACGCGGCCCTGCATCGTGCCTCCGCCTCGCAGGTAAGCAGCTTTATCTACTTCTCGCCGCCGATCGCCGTGCTGATTGGCTGGGCGTGGCTCGGTGAGCAGCCGACACTGCTGACCCTGGTCGGCGGCGTCATCACGGTTGGTGGCGTGGTCCTGGCCAATGCGCGCAAGCGGTCGGCGCCGGCCGTGGTGACGGCTGCGCCCGTGAAACAGTGCTGA
- a CDS encoding Lrp/AsnC family transcriptional regulator produces the protein MNALTFESKPAWDTKDWQLLEALQQDARQGYAELGRKVQLSAPAVAERVKRLEEAGVITGYRAAINPKRLGYDIEAMIRLRCDGGTCARVGQLVVGIPEVLDCRRLAGEDSALLRVVAMSIAHLEDVLDRILKIHSSISTTTLIVLQTSHENRPLTLAMRNAAQLTQER, from the coding sequence ATGAACGCCCTGACCTTCGAATCGAAACCCGCCTGGGACACCAAGGACTGGCAGCTTCTCGAAGCCCTGCAGCAGGACGCGCGCCAGGGCTACGCCGAACTCGGCCGCAAAGTGCAGCTGTCGGCCCCCGCGGTCGCCGAGCGCGTCAAACGCCTGGAGGAGGCCGGGGTGATCACGGGCTACCGCGCCGCCATCAATCCCAAGCGCCTGGGCTATGACATCGAGGCGATGATTCGCCTGCGCTGCGATGGCGGCACCTGCGCCCGCGTCGGGCAGCTCGTGGTCGGCATTCCCGAGGTGCTGGATTGCCGGCGTCTGGCCGGCGAGGACTCCGCGCTGCTGCGCGTCGTCGCCATGTCGATCGCGCACCTGGAAGATGTGCTGGACCGGATCCTCAAGATCCATTCCAGCATCAGCACCACCACTTTGATCGTGCTGCAGACGTCGCACGAAAACCGCCCGTTGACGCTCGCCATGCGCAACGCCGCCCAACTGACCCAAGAACGCTGA